A stretch of Besnoitia besnoiti strain Bb-Ger1 chromosome III, whole genome shotgun sequence DNA encodes these proteins:
- a CDS encoding hypothetical protein (encoded by transcript BESB_046520) yields the protein MPCSSNDTGAGGSWVETCSPAAFLISPVPPHSSSSRERPGSSLRSVPGDGRRSSARSSIFLSRVISSQPAPSSPPAGAPSQIAAYSQPSQHFPSRPHSALGKAGLPSQTGASSAPGQQSSLQNAGAAGRSLDVYSAAPAGGESALLMSRERGERDGSASGGSARVRDGGRAMQSDSSQEVVPSGRSLMQAPSEVRGVSSTGLWASTQFEESAASPTRRPARRDGSADAGRDGGETEGEAAGVVFYTPLSSPLKVYSASSSRDHTFVLSPREPPTDQAVSAAAAAPGAPAAEAQREYSRESSAGSVDWSAMCSRTYTPKLGLLQRCYEETDARQDEENDDDSDVSISSLPASSSDAAFASRPAVPSTSAPSACRLRGRHARGDEGGQVYRQLPTGTSSRPVLRHPCQRPLCWKRTRRLEERPRDVCPVDDSSAVPFEEKRRSLGRRGFQEGVRWAASRAGYGDGGGDGRDEQSARNAVSGRARAETGASDLSVTSAGRDIRGRPARAGRSSSASKQLQRRVVGEPWSENRHSSADADAFSCEEGSPLFVSPVGDGALQEPDEGTSRGLPTLGAAFPTGDASALLASTSASAGEDAVCLPGRAEETSRGGEMENASSPRGNTVARPLRTGVACDFFTPGDQEEERESRRRVSARRLHPESGRTEGGAEESRRRRSLGPEGWDSFDDEDSEASESSYRRRPGWQRRLPARETGDTAAKRGPEALQAGPFRTRRDGKPLRQTSPSRYSWVEAASEDEIDYEDRRLPKRRRFSLSTLEPQSSFEEDMPPADAASLPLPSASGPAETVCSSESSSAPAALLHVASSLPLPEPSLSSCSVSPASATSSSLHTAKADSAVAALLAAPPPPPSRLLRKRKRQSAGGVARRMLLHGPGFAGARFPSADEATLVNSLGTALTAEETLELRQREEQERLRRQMLERKRKEEEEWAAAELARLQQQRREEEKKAAALAAAGAAKARDAGAAAAAGTSSASPQFVFGARRPEADKASADSKASAALSGLSMGNGLAGASPKSSNLPILTLSSKALSAPAGGQTSSASPANGLASSVEKPAAPTTAGSTGTGNISIPVLAPGQRRPRLTIIRSSASSGNQSAAAGGTSGAPAAAAGPEGGVVSTSSNSRAPVFGNVGANSSVALPAKPASGADAGSLFGAAGAGVSAAAHRQASPLWGGSGDPGGQPAASAGAAPPADGLLPGFGTAGLGVAGGIAAPGAAAPFGGGLGGGFQDGGLAPAAGGANPFAFQRGGRGGRGGRGRGGRRR from the exons ATGCCTTGCAGCAGCAACGATACGGGAGCGGGAGGCAGCTGGGTGGAGACTtgctcgccagccgcgtTTCTGATCTCCCCCGTACCTCCTCacagctccagcagcagagagcgcccGGGTTCGTCTTTAAGAAGCGTGCCTGGGGACGGTCGGCGCTCTTCCGCGCGTAGCTCCATATTTCTCTCCCGGGTAATTTCCTcgcagcccgcgccgtcttcacctcctgcgggcgcgccttctcAGATCGCTGCGTATTCGCAGCCAAGTCAGCACTTCCCCTCTCGTCCTCATTCGGCGTTGGGGAAGGCGGGTCTTCCTTCACAGACGGGCGCCAGCTCTGCGCCTGGGCAGCAGTCCTCCTTACAGAATGCTGGAGCCGCAGGAAGATCCCTGGATGTGTATTCAGCAGCCCCGGCGGGTGGCGAATCTGCCTTACTCATGAGCcgagagcgcggagagcgagacggTTCTGCTTCCGGGGGCAGTGCAAGGGTGAGAGATGGAGGCAGAGCCATGCAAAGTGACTCTTCTCAAGAGGTTGTGCCTTCCGGCCGTAGCCTCATGCAGGCGCCCTCCGAGGTCCGCGGCGTGTCGTCGACCGGCCTCTGGGCCTCCACACAGTTCGAGGAGTCCGCAGCTTCCCCGACTCGGCGGCCAGCAAGGAGAGACGGCAGTGCCGATGCGGGGAgggacggaggcgagacggagggcgaagcggcaggAGTGGTGTTTTACACGCCTCTTTCGTCGCCGCTCAAAGTCTAttcggcctcgtcgtcgcgcgacCATACTTTTgttctctctccgcgggaGCCCCCGACAGACCAGGCGgtgagcgcggcggcggcggcgcccggagcgcccgcggcggaggcacagCGGGAGTATTCGAGGGAGTCGAGTGCGGGATCGGTCGACTGGAGCGCGATGTGCAGCCGAACATACACGCCGAAGCTCGGGCTTCTTCAGAGGTGCTACGAGGAGACAGATGCGCGACaggacgaagaaaacgacgaTGATTCAGACGTGTCCATTTCCTCGTTGCCCGCCTCGAGCAGTGATGCTGCTTTCGCCTCCAGACCTGCCGTGCCCTCTACGTCTGCGCCCAGtgcctgccgcctgcgcggcaggcacgcccgcggcgacgagggcggccAGGTGTACAGACAGTTGCCCACGGGCACCTCGAGTCGACCAGTCCTCCGCCACCCTTGCCAGCGTCCTCTCTGCTGGAAGCGAACGCGGAGACTCGAGGAGAGGCCTCGGGACGTCTGTCCCGTTGACGACTCGTCGGCGGTGCCTTttgaagagaagaggcggtctctggggcggcgggggtTCCAGGAAGGAGTGCGGTGGGCAGCGAGTCGCGCGGGATACGGGGACGGTGGTGGAGACGGACGAGATGAGCAGAGTGCGAGAAACGCAGTGAGCGGGCGGGCgagagcagagacaggcgcaaGCGACCTGTCTGTCACCTCTGCAGGTCGTGATATTCGGGGACGGCCAGCAAGGGCAGGTCGTTCTTCAAGCGCCTCCAAGCAGCTCCAACGGCGCGTTGTCGGCGAACCGTGGTCGGAGAACAGGCATTcgtctgcggacgccgaTGCGTTTTCCTGCGAAGAAGGTTCCCCGCTGTTTGTATCTCCCGTTGGCGATGGCGCTCTACAGGAACCGGATGAAGGCACAAGCCGCGGGCTCCCTACGCTAGGGGCCGCGTTCCCCACTGGTGACGCTTCTGCTCTCCTGGCTTCAACCTCAGCCTCTGCGGGAGAGGACGCTGTCTGCTTGCCGGGCAGAGCTGAGGAGAcgtcgcgcggaggcgagatgGAAAACGCCTCTTCTCCAAGAGGCAACAcggtcgcgcggcctctgcggacCGGCGTGGCGTGTGACTTCTTCACACCGGGCGAccaggaggaagagagggagagcagGAGGCGCGTTTCTGCGAGGAGACTGCATCCCGAAAGCGGCCGgacggagggaggcgctgaAGAGTCCCGCCGCAGAAGGTCGCTGGGGCCCGAAGGCTGGGACAGcttcgacgacgaggacagcGAAGCGTCCGAGTCTTCTTACCGGAGAAGGCCTGGATGGCAACGCCGTCTTcctgcgcgagagacaggtgACACTGCGGCCAAGAGGGGCCCTGAGGCGCTTCAGGCCGGTCCCTTTCGGACTCGAAGGGACGGGAAGCCTCTACGGCAGACGTCGCCGAGTCGGTACTCGTGGGTGGAGGCGGCGTCTGAGGACGAAATTGACTACGAGGATAGGCGGCTTCCGAAGCGACGTCGTTTCTCGCTGTCGACTCTGGAGCCTCAAAGCTCGTTCGAAGAAGACATGCCacccgccgacgcggcgtcgctgcccttGCCTTCGGCCTCTggccctgcagagacagTCTGCTCTTCTGAGTCCTCGTCAGCACctgcggctctgctgcaCGTAGCTTCTTCCTTGCCGCTCCCTGAGCCTTCGCTTTCGTCTTGCTCGGTGTCTCCTGCCTCAGCGACCAGCAGCAGCCTCCACACCGCCAAGGCGGActctgccgtcgcggcgtTGCTGGcggcccccccgccgccgccgtcgcgtctgctgcgcaagagaaagagacagagCGCAGGGGGCGTCGCGAGGCGCATGCTGCTCCACGGTCCGGgcttcgcgggcgcccgGTTTCCgtccgcagacgaggcgactTTGGTGAACAGTCTGGGCACCGCTttgacggcggaggagacccTCGAGCTTCGTCAGCGAGAAGAACAAGAGCGTCTGAGGCGGCAGATGCTGGAGAGGAAacgaaaagaggaagaagaatgggcggctgcagagcttgcgcgactgcagcagcagaggcgggaggaagagaagaaggcagctgcgctggctgccgcgggagctgcgaaggcgcgggatgcaggagcagcggcggccgccgggaCTTCATCTGCCTCGCCTCAGTTTGTCTTCGGTGCGCGCCGGCCGGAGGCGGACAAAGCCTCCGCCGATTCGAaagcgtctgcagctctgTCTGGGCTTTCTATGGGGAACGGGCTCGCGGGTGCGTCTCCAAAGAGTTCCAACCTCCCCATTCTCACGTTGTCGAGCAAGGCCCTGTCGGCGCCTGCTGGTGGGCAGACCTCATCCGCTTCGCCTGCCAATGGCCTCGCGTCATCTGTAGAGAAACCGGCCGCCCCCACCACGGCAGGGAGCACAGGCACGGGGAATATTTCCATCCCAGTTCTCGCTCCGGGGCAAAGGAGACCTCGACTGACAATCATTCGTTCCTCAGCGAGCAGCGGAAACCAGAGTGCAGCTGCGGGAGGAACCAgtggcgcgcctgccgctgcggccgggCCTGAGGGAGGCGTGGTTTCCACCTCTTCCAACAGCCGCGCTCCGGTCTTTGGCAACGTGGGCGCAAATTCCTCCGTGGCGCTGCCCGCCAAGCCTGCGTCGGGGGCGGACGCGGGATCTCTCTttggcgcggctggcgcaggtgtctctgcagcagcccACCGCCAAGCGTCGCCTCTgtggggggggagcggcgaCCCGGGCGGACAGCCTGCTGCATCGGCGGGGGCCGCTCCCCCAGCGGACGGTCTTCTGCCCGGCTTTGGGACGGCAGGCCTGGGAGTTGCCGGCGGCATCGCTGCGCCAGGAGCCGCAGCCCCCTTCGGAGGGGGGCTCGGAGGCGGATTCCAAGACGGTGGactggcgcctgctgctggaggcg CAAATCCCTTCGCTTttcagcgcggcggccgaggaggTCGGGGCGGCCGAGGCAG AGGAGGCCGGAGGCGgtga
- a CDS encoding hypothetical protein (encoded by transcript BESB_046510) has protein sequence MLARLTAAIFGDGEQLGVPTPGHGGNLFHASPATSQAPGAPFRSIGTPPVIHLSPHACWRPLPRPSNASPQVRTPPGSLQPDTAAAFGIRKVRVVEEPCVVASPAVAESCPTSTEESSQTREPPTCPALHGASRPCQPDCFPERNRAPDSHLHISLRENRNPSCEQRAALLCACGSGVRVRKQLGGEQLSESSQISISSGPLAREEAAHQPERRQQLYDDRSGEARLRANSSDRPLGSKAIYPSASTVLGNPKRFNLRQSLWPWPDTHAPLSSREARDDSAPATKVSQAERAALAQAPLAVTSPTAGPRMPPHVCSPVSARLSPCSSSSDPASPCICASLPPDSQGPAAPPAATSSQALSAAPKALGAYARASSGRPRAALAHGTAAKKPSALPTRGDARTPANHGLPGLRPVKPSGKPSATSSRLSSSAGARSSAPHLPPLRNAHVLLADTPAPPRSLDGGQAPRETAATAPCRSRETTVGRQGAAPRAQEAVLAEQKQRARATTKGQTAQADACLHSPPRFRSLSLSSYAGVSAGPPHARSHSSAPALVSQPAATRPQPRQRRNGTSADADARRDPGKPGRPKEPTSASRREWMENHRQDGQRPTPWTRSAGPQEGLTRNGNELRACTRCPPETREAPVWRQGGSQKNLEETQNAAADLQASAQELRERLADTRTERGRTRTRGPLLPSTGWRGRSGDAPAAAKTRGLGLAKVGRCVARAGVTTDERRSLTRICGATEETTSTQRESVLTSATPCAAPASPQSAAELDSGAEARKRPGLAEGTAARMPSALDLNERQRERLAQDSGRERHKGKNDGCEGGARGGRDAQSVEVDSASVAPGTDRPGDWRQPRNVGTRRSGLSSDSAADPRLDAAATTLKAAPGRRESLRRGDGRVAAGTDTAQEKHAVDRESPGSDLSRVLTSSECQEMLWSDGLLPGEQSRPGVFSTPEESPGDVEKQRMVQQLRIQELGDASVETRTVCAETKMTTASKSATPAASFDLPHLSSASLASAPPPSAWGPRGRQRRPVFESFASHPSCVTSSPCLSVTPYPSFSLLPPSARRSFTPTTPEQWEEGAEEAKARGSEGASAREQEILLRDSAGSIHLFRLPSFLAAGCRPATSPDSQWTWGPSSPTPRKRGLDEAASEPSDPERYVEPRPRARAPPRRSSRSSARPAASVSRQCGHCGEPDYTDIRLGPTSPAAATNQAAEDPSPNTGGAARGARRADVASRGAPREGNSAPGRREELGREGAFFDAFASCQVRRGEKGAMQKDRLDVFDPGREEEPAGSLPHLLSPSAFRVSGVVPSADRLACDLKPPASVGSERDQTMETRESAVDKTSEKGQRLEGGSAERGGSRPPGEQGARPRAGAQAEHVRQVASGTLQFRLASSTSEADNTGEETDFLVAASNPHSSTPSGEYADPAHFFFTEKGSWTGTRSTKKLASPRSCLPSHESPWCCRPSWPSLEARDARSPLPSSSFTGDSPLSEVAKTAPSQPGFRGFLCGSSASSSSVCASAGVRVNTLQENYGCEASLASSLASSEIRHSTHTASGAHLASLKIQSEAVSLTGELCTFASAFAPFERSLERRRARGETQLPQGNTTPRRAFSSAILHDFSLSERGRDVPDIERLEFSLLTKPPAAAVADGGGPARTSRYEVSGREKSGRVESSSWFGAGAGADEDADRPPRKSALCVGCSYIGTFCELEGAVADCLAFADVLRYSLGFDIVRCLYTETRAGAAVAEETLHSPTKTNILKHLSALVENGRAGDVLVFFFSGCGVQLAPEHPYFAPHFPEAALLPEDFCADRGSAKRLLAGAELRHLISAVAPGVQVCLILDCGQAHLLLPSLASCYFSAESLSPQAAQERPAGAFPQLDRTGTETDFSSGNAAQDVRNDLSAAASQASTLLSSSAFSRPDSNAAGSSLLFAASGPFASSSAFPAGSARPPHRGLPPPAARGLQYRPRFKSAGVFPCSPLPRSSEGQGRPLHALAGEAVPSLLLSAKRFSEALGSAQADTKDSSTASVFAFIPDEQTPAAEVLLRGAERPTGWLTHRLLTALQTLPAGASYFDVGDHAATACLHLQPSMHLSATGEARSFGMQYARMGAFQGAEKFRLCFTPHTPPHSCAFLSHEPAVSSLFPVSCRRYPYYVPPSFAAGPISRQASVGRLFAPNASCAAERPCRRSSECPHTASARASSSASPRASHSALTSASGSGRSLLFCAAPSATLSDSSSASLSSASSALARFAPCSPPQPRLWELPAERVSCSRALSPFLAARPLSPSCSPGPLDPPCGARLLRRSWESASSSASARPKQRSSPLTAAAWAASPTPVCEQALRARECRARLLWRRAVESVASGGAEQTQLKSDAALTRCAALEEDCVFTVNGIWFADGMLGH, from the exons ATGCTGGCGCGCCTGACTGCGGCCATTTTTGGCGACGGGGAACAGTTGGGCGTCCCTACACCAGGCCATGGCGGGAACCTGTTCCACGCCTCACCTGCAACTTCGCAGGCACCAGGCGCGCCCTTTCGATCGATTGGAACGCCTCCAGTTATCCACTTGTCGCCTCACGCCTGCTGGCGCCCACTGCCACGCCCCTCGAATGCGTCGCCCCAGGTGAGGACGCCTCCTGGCTCACTCCAACCCGATACTGCCGCGGCTTTTGGAATTCGGAAAGTCCGCGTCGTGGAGGagccctgcgtcgtcgcctcccctGCGGTGGCGGAAAGCTGCCCGACGTCAACAGAGGAAAGCAGCCAAACGCGCGAGCCTCCAACCTGTCCTGCGCTCCACGGAGCCTCTCGCCCTTGCCAACCAGACTGCTTCCCGGAGCGCAATCGGGCGCCTGATAGTCATCTGCATATCTCACTGCGCGAAAATAGAAACCCTTCCTGTGAGCAGAGAGCGGCCTTgctgtgcgcctgcggctcgggTGTGCGTGTGCGGAAACAactcggcggcgagcagctcaGCGAGAGCTCCCAGATTTCGATATCTTCCGGCCCACTtgcccgcgaggaggccgcgcaccAGCcagagcggagacagcagctCTACGACGACAGAAGCGGGGAGGCGCGATTGCGAGCCAATTCGTCAGACCGTCCCTTGGGATCAAAGGCTATCTACCCCTCTGCGTCTACCGTCTTGGGAAACCCGAAACGGTTCAATCTACGCCAGTCTCTGTGGCCTTGGCCGGATACACATgctcctctctcgtcgcgAGAAGCTCGTGACGACTCTGCACCCGCGACGAAGGTGTCGCAGGCGgaacgcgcggcgctggctcaagcgccgctcgctgtgACCTCGCCGACGGCCGGGCCTCGTATGCCCCCCCACGTGTGCTCGCCTGTATCCGCCCGGCTTTCGCCTTGCTCATCGTCTTCGGATCCTGCGTCTCCTTGCATCTGTGCCTCTTTGCCACCCGATTCGCAGGGTCCAGCAGCCCCACCCGCCGCTActtcctcgcaggcgctTTCAGCGGCGCCGAAAGCGCTCGGGGCCTATGCCCGCGCTTCGTCTGGGCGACCGCGTGCTGCGCTTGCTCACGGAACTGCTGCCAAGAAGCCGAGCGCGCTCCCCAcccgaggagacgcccgAACGCCTGCGAACCACGGCCTCCCGGGGCTGCGCCCTGTGAAACCTTCAGGAAAACCCTCAGCAACCAGCTCCCGTCTTTCAtcctctgccggcgctcgttcttctgcgccgcatcttccgcctctccggAACGCCCACGTATTACTCGCGGacacgcctgcgcctcctcgctctctggaTGGCGGGCAGGcaccgagagagacagcagcgaccgCTCCGTGTCGGTCCCGCGAGACCACAGTCGGCCGGCAAGGCGCAGCCCcccgcgcgcaggaggccgtCCTTGCTGAGCAGAAGCAACGCGCCAGGGCGACGACAAAAGGCCAGAcagcgcaggcagacgcatGTCTCCACTCACCGCCGCGGTTTCGCTCGCTGTCCCTCAGCTCCTACGCTGGTGTCTCCGCGGGCCCCCCACACGCTCGGTCGCActcttccgcgcctgcgctcgtttcacagccggcggcgactcggcctcagccgcggcagcgccgtaACGGGACGAGTGCTGAtgccgacgcgcggcgcgacccTGGTAAACCCGGCAGACCCAAGGAGCCTACCTCTGCAAGTCGACGAGAGTGGATGGAGAACCACCGTCAAGACGGTCAGAGACCAACACCGTGGACACGCAGCGCAGGGCCGCAGGAAGGCCTGACGCGCAATGGAAACGAACTGAGGGCATGCACAAGGTGCCCCCcggagacacgcgaggcCCCTGTCTGGCGGCAAGGTGGCAGTCAAAAGAACCTGGAGGAAACACAGAACGCGGCAGCCGACCTTCAGGCAAGCGCGCAGGAGCTCAGAGAGCGCTTAGCCGACACGCGAACCGAGCGAGGACGAACTCGCACACGAGGGCCTTTGCTGCCGTCGACTGGTTGGCGCGGGCGGTCAGGTGACGCCCCCGCAGCCGCCAAAACGCGAGGCCTGGGGCTAGCGAAAGTGGGCCGATGCGTGGCAAGGGCAGGGGTGACTACagacgagcgacgcagccTGACACGGatctgcggcgcgacggaggagacgacgagtACACAACGTGAAAGTGTCCTCACCAGTGCGACACCTtgtgcggcgcctgcgagtccGCAGTCGGCGGCAGAGCTCGACTCGGGAGCCGAAGCAAGGAAGCGTCCAGGCCTCGCAGAAGGCACAGCGGCGCGCATGCCGAGCGCCTTGGATTTGAACGAGAGGCAGCGGGAACGGCTCGCGCAGGATAGTGGACGTGAGAGGCATAAGGGGAAGAACGACGGatgcgaaggaggcgccagaggaggacgagacgcgcagagcgtcGAGGTAGACTCTGCCTCTGTCGCTCCCGGAACCGATCGACCGGGAGACTggagacagccgcgaaaCGTTGGGACCCGCCGGTCAGGACTGAGTTCAGATTCTGCAGCTGACCCTCGACTcgatgcagcagcgactACCCTCAAGGCAGCACCTGGGCGTCGTGAGTCGCTCCGACGTGGCgacgggcgcgtcgccgcgggtaCAGACACTGCGCAGGAGAAACACGCAGTTGACCGAGAGAGCCCCGGCTCGGATTTGTCGCGGGTTTTGACCTCGTCGGAGTGTCAGGAAATGCTGTGGAGCGACGGGCTACTTCCTGGAGAACAAAGCAGGCCTGGCGTCTTCTCAACTCCAGAGGAGTCTCCAGGCGACGTAGAAAAACAACGAATGGTGCAGCAGCTGAGAATACAGGAGCTAGGCGACGCATCTGTGGAGACGCGGACGGTCTGCGCAGAAACGAAAATGACGACGGCGTCAAAATCAGCGACCCCAGCTGCCTCCTTTGATCTGCCTCAtctgtcttctgcttccttggcttccgctcctccgccttctgcgtggGGCCCTCGCGGGCGTCAGCGGCGACCGGTGTTCGAGTCTTTTGCGTCGCACCCATCCTGCGTCACGTCTtcgccctgtctctctgtcacTCCGTATCCTTCGTTcagccttcttccgccgtcggcgcgccggtCCTTCACGCCGACGACTCCTGAGCAGtgggaagaaggcgcagaagaagccaAGGCGCGGGGCTccgaaggcgcgagcgcaAGGGAGCAGGAAATACTCCTCCGCGACAGTGCGGGTTCGATTCACCTGTTTCGTCTTCCATCGTTCCTCGCGGCGGGCTGCAGACCCGCCACCTCGCCCGACTCGCAGTGGACGTGGGGGCCCTCGTCGCCAACGCCGCGCAAGCGAGGACTCGATGAGGCAGCATCGGAGCCCAGCGACCCAGAGCGTTACGTCgagccgcgtcctcgcgcgcgagctccgccgcggcgctccagtcgttcctctgcgaggcctgccgcgtctgtctcgcgGCAGTGTGGGCATTGCGGAGAACCCGACTACACTGATATCCGGCTGGGGCCTACAAGcccagcagcggcgacgaaCCAGGCTGCGGAGGACCCGTCGCCAAACACAgggggagcggcgcgcggagcgcggagAGCTGATGTGGCGTCTAGAGGGGCACCGAGAGAGGGAAACAGCGCGCcaggcagaagagaagaattggggcgcgaaggcgcatTTTTCGATGCGTTTGCGTCGTGCCAAGTGCGTAGGGGAGAAAAAGGCGCGATGCAGAAAGACAGACTGGATGTGTTTGATCcagggcgagaggaggaaccGGCCGGAAGCCTTCCACATCTTCTGTCACCGTCCGCCTTCCGCGTGAGTGGAGTCGTCCCTAGCGCAGATCGTCTAGCGTGTGACCTgaagccgccggcgagcgtaGGCAGCGAGCGTGACCAGACGATGGAGACGCGAGAATCCGCAGTAGACAAAACCAGCGAGAAAGGACAAAGGCTCGAGGGAGGGAGTGCCGAAAGGGGGGGTTCCAGACCCCCCGGCGAAcagggcgcgaggcctcgagcGGGGGCGCAGGCAGAACACGTGAGGCAGGTCGCATCAGGCACCTTGCAGTTTCGTCTTGCTTCATCGACGTCGGAGGCGGACAACacaggagaggagaccgACTTTCTGGTCGCGGCGTCGAATCCGCACTCGTCAACTCCGAGCGGAGAGTACGCGGATCCCGCGCACTTTTTCTTCACAGAGAAAGGCTCCTGGACGGGCACACGAAGCACAAAAAAACttgcttctccgcgctcctGCTTGCCATCGCATGAGTCGCCCTGGTGCTGCCGGCCTTCGTGGCCTTCGCTCGAGGCTCGAGACGCGCGGTCTCCACTACCCTCGTCGTCTTTTACAGGCGACTCGCCTTTGTCTGAGGTCGCGAAAaccgcgccttcgcagccagGCTTTCGTGGGTTTCTCTGCGGGTCCTCCGCTTCATCGAGCTCCGTGTGTGCGTCGGCTGGCGTGCGCGTCAACACACTGCAAGAGAACTACGGCTGCgaggcctctctcgcgtcttcgcttgcGTCTTCTGAGATACGACATAGCACACACACAGCAAGCGGGGCACACTTGGCTTCCTTGAAAATCCAAAGTGAGGCTGTATCGCTTACGGGTGAACTTTGCACATTCGCCTCGGCATTCGCTCCATTCGAGAGAAGcctggagaggcgacgcgcgcgcggagagacgcagctTCCGCAGGGGAACAccacgccgcggagagcttTTTCGAGCGCTATCCTGCATGATTTCTCATTGAGCGAAAGAGGAAGGGATGTGCCGGATATCGAGCGCCTGGAGTTCTCACTCTTGACGAAaccgcccgctgcggccgtcgcggacGGCGGGGGGCCTGCGCGTACGTCTCGCTACGAGGTTTCAGGCAGGGAAAAGAGCGGAAGAGTGGAGAGTTCGAGCTGGTTTggtgctggcgcaggcgccgacgaagacgccgacagaCCCCCCAGAAAGAGTGCCCTGTGTGTCGGCTGTAGCTATATCGGGACGTTCTGTGAACTCG AGGGGGCCGTCGCAgactgcctcgccttcgcggatGTGCTTCGCTACAGCCTCGGGTTCGACATCGTCAG GTGCCTCTACaccgagacgcgcgcaggggcggcagtggcggaggagacactTCACTCTCCAACAAAGACCAATATCCTC AAGCACCTTTCAGCGCTCGTCGAGAACGGCCGAGCCGGCGACGTGCTggtgtttttcttctccggcTGCGGAGTGCAATTGGCGCCCGAGCATCCGTACTTCGCCCCGCATTTCCCC GAGGCGGCTCTGCTGCCTGAGGACTTTTGCGCCGACAGAGGTTCTGCGAAGCGCCTtctggcgggcgccgagtTGAGGCATCTCATTTCCGCAGTCGCTCCTG GGGTTCAGGTGTGTCTGATTCTCGACTGCGGTCAAGCgcacctgctgctgccgtcccTCGCGTCCTGCTACTTCTCGGCCGAGAGCCTATCGCCGCAAGCGGCTCAAG AGAGGCCAGCTGGCGCCTTCCCGCAGCTTGACCGGACGGGCACGGAAACGGATTTTTCCAGTGGGAATGCGGCTCAGGACGTCCGTAACGATTTATCCGCGGCTGCTTCTCAGGCGTCCACCCTGctttcgtcgtctgcgttttctcggCCGGATTCGAATGCAGCTGGCTCGTCCCTCTTGTTCGCTGCCTCTGGACcgttcgcctcgtcgtcggcgtttccggcgggctcggcgcgcccgccacatagaggccttccgccgcctgcagcccgcgGGCTACAGTATCGTCCGCGATTCAAGAGTGCAGGCGTCTTTCCTTGCAGCCCCTTGCCGCGTTCTTCTGAAGGTCAAGGTCGGCCGCTCCACGCGCTGGCTGGAGAGGCTGTCCCTTCGCTTTTGCTTTCGGCGAAGAGGTTTTCCGAGGCATTGGGGTCAGCGCAGGCCGACACCAAGGATTCA AGCACAGCGTCAGTCTTCGCCTTCATCCCCGATGaacagacgccggcggctgaGGTCCTGCTGCGTGGAGCCGAAAGGCCGACAG GCTGGTTAACGCATCGACTTCTAACAGCACTCCAGACCCTACCGGCAGGCGCGTCCTACTTCGATGTGGGCGATCACGCTGCGACTGCTTGCCTCCATCTTCAGCCTTC CATGCATCTCTCTGCAACCGGCGAGGCGCGTAGCTTCGGGATGCAGTACGCCAGAATGGGCGCGTTCCAGGGAGCAGAGAAATTCAGGCTTTGCTTCACTCCTCACACCCCGCCGCACTCGTGCGCTTTCCTCTCCC ATGAACCTGCAGTCTCTTCGCTCTTTCCGGTGTCTTGTCGTCGGTATCCCTACTACGTGCCGCCTTCCTTCGCTGCAGGGCCGATTTCTCGTCAGGCCAGCGTTGGGCGCTTGTTCGCGCCCAACGCTTCCTGTGCTGCGGAGAGGCCTTGCCGTCGCTCTTCTGAATGTCCCCACACAGCCTctgcccgcgcctcgtcttctgcgtcgccgcgcgcttcgcatTCTGCCCTCACATCCGCGTCTGGTTCTGGTCGCTCGCTgcttttctgcgcggcgccttcggctACTCTCTCGGATTCTTCATCTGCGTCCCTGTCatccgcgtcttccgctctTGCGCGCTTCGCCCCGTGCTCCCCCCCGCAGCCACGCCTCTGGGAGCTTCCTGCAGAACGCGTGTCTTGTTCTAGGGCGCTTTCTCCCTTCctggcggctcgcccgcTTTCGCCTTCGTGTTCACCAGGTCCCCTCGACCCTCCCTGTGGCGCACGGTTGCTGCGTCGTTCGTGGgagtctgcgtcgtcctccgcctcggcgcgtcCCAAGCAGAGATCCAGCCCGCTGACCGCAGCCGCCTGGGCAGCTTCCCCTACACCCGTCTGCGAAcaggccctccgcgcgcgggagtgtcgcgcgcggctcctgtggaggcgcgcagTGGAGAGCGTCGCGTCAGGCGGGGCGGAGCAGACGCAGCTcaagagcgacgcagcgctcACGCGATGCGCAGCGCTGGAGGAGGATTGCGTGTTCACCGTAAATGGAATCTGGTTCGCCGATGGCATGCTGGGACACTGA